A DNA window from Mytilus edulis chromosome 14, xbMytEdul2.2, whole genome shotgun sequence contains the following coding sequences:
- the LOC139503617 gene encoding BDNF/NT-3 growth factors receptor-like isoform X3 — MMSFEDYKECSTIDDCLSEQTCHADAELNKNVCYCINAATKADRDGKCTTGDISVPGHGLEHDVIPIHNIPKNVHGLVPDANNETMSTAHGSKNQTNPTPLSTPHISDIDSTVLLQIFIPITVALLLLFLVAIFIVKRSKACNRKSKRNDKVIRNSEDVQLLDRMNFVNKNPTYFFSERGEKDSKKIPINNIPYDKVTLQDIVGEGAFGQVYRGQNFAENDAGEYVAIKILKDGVSNEVKEDFEREVDIMSAFDHENILKLIGIIQRGPTETPYMVFEYMVHGDLADLLRRNDPAMRSSDRDITLEKTDLIDISTQIANGMTYLTSKHFVHRDLATRNCLVGEGFVVKISDFGMARDVYTCDYYRIGGSRMLPVRWMSPESMKYGRFTTESDIWAFGVVLWEIFSYGRQPYYGHSNEEVVRFLDEGIMLQRPDECPSTIYHIMLGCWKKNPKERIPYQKIHKHLVDFSKEILRNVHHHRPILNSESDP; from the exons attATAAAGAATGCTCCACCATTGATGATTGTTTATCGGAACAAACGTGTCACGCAGACGCAGAACTGAATAAAAATGTGTGTTACTGTATCAATGCAGCTACCAAGGCTGATAGAGATGGAAAATGTACTACGG gAGATATCAGTGTTCCTGGGCATGGTCTAGAACATGATGTTATACCGATACACAATATTCCTAAGAATGTCCATGGGCTGGTTCCCGATGCAAATAACGAGACGATGTCGACTGCACACGGAAGTAAAAATCAG ACAAATCCAACGCCACTTTCGACGCCACACATTTCCGACATCGATTCCACTGTTCTATTACAAATATTCATCCCGATTACAGTAGCGCTTCTGTTACTGTTTCTAGTGGCAATTTTTATAGTCAAAAGATCAAAGGCATGTAATAGGAAATCGAAACGGAACGACAAGGTTATCCGGAACAGCGAGGATGTGCAGTTGCTTGACAGAATGAACTTTGTTAACAAAAATCCGACATATTTTTTCTCAGAACGAGGCGAGAAGGATTCTAAGAAAATCCCAATCAACAATATACCGTACGATAAAGTAACGTTACAGGATATTGTCGGTGAGGGTGCCTTTGGTCAGGTTTATAGAG GTCAAAACTTTGCAGAAAATGATGCAGGAGAGTATGTCgccattaaaattttaaaagatggcGTATCAAACGAAGTGAAGGAAGACTTTGAGCGGGAAGTTGATATTATGAGTGCCTTTGATCatgaaaatatattgaaattgataggaATTATACAAAGAG gTCCGACTGAAACGCCTTACATGGTATTTGAATATATGGTGCATGGAGACTTGGCAGATTTGCTCAGACGAAACGACCCAGCAATGCGCTCAAGTGACAGAGATATAACACTGGAAAAG ACTGACCTCATAGATATTTCTACACAGATTGCTAATGGAATGACTTATCTAACGTCCAAACATTTCGTTCATCGTGACCTTGCAACCCGGAACTGTTTAGTGGGAGAAGGATTTGTGGTTAAAATCTCAGATTTTGGGATGGCACGTGATGTGTATACATGTGATTATTATAGG ATTGGAGGGTCCCGGATGTTGCCAGTACGTTGGATGTCACCAGAGAGCATGAAGTATGGACGATTTACAACAGAGTCCGATATATGGGCATTCGGTGTGGTATTATGGGAAATATTCAGCTATGGTAGACAACCATATTATGGCCATTCAAATGAAGAA GTTGTTCGCTTTTTAGATGAAGGAATTATGTTACAACGCCCAGACGAGTGTCCATCGACTATATATCATATTATGCTGGGGTGCTGGAAGAAAAATCCAAAAGAAAGAATTCCTTACCAGAAAATTCACAAACATTTAGTTGATTTCAGCAAAGAAATTCTACGTAACGTTCATCATCATCGGCCGATTCTGAACAGTGAAAGCGATCCATGA
- the LOC139503617 gene encoding BDNF/NT-3 growth factors receptor-like isoform X1, whose protein sequence is MPNSEYKTCTSSSDCGVKDTMCLDSGYCMCIYNLHKLTKDGSCEEDKDYKECSTIDDCLSEQTCHADAELNKNVCYCINAATKADRDGKCTTGDISVPGHGLEHDVIPIHNIPKNVHGLVPDANNETMSTAHGSKNQTNPTPLSTPHISDIDSTVLLQIFIPITVALLLLFLVAIFIVKRSKACNRKSKRNDKVIRNSEDVQLLDRMNFVNKNPTYFFSERGEKDSKKIPINNIPYDKVTLQDIVGEGAFGQVYRGQNFAENDAGEYVAIKILKDGVSNEVKEDFEREVDIMSAFDHENILKLIGIIQRGPTETPYMVFEYMVHGDLADLLRRNDPAMRSSDRDITLEKTDLIDISTQIANGMTYLTSKHFVHRDLATRNCLVGEGFVVKISDFGMARDVYTCDYYRIGGSRMLPVRWMSPESMKYGRFTTESDIWAFGVVLWEIFSYGRQPYYGHSNEEVVRFLDEGIMLQRPDECPSTIYHIMLGCWKKNPKERIPYQKIHKHLVDFSKEILRNVHHHRPILNSESDP, encoded by the exons attATAAAGAATGCTCCACCATTGATGATTGTTTATCGGAACAAACGTGTCACGCAGACGCAGAACTGAATAAAAATGTGTGTTACTGTATCAATGCAGCTACCAAGGCTGATAGAGATGGAAAATGTACTACGG gAGATATCAGTGTTCCTGGGCATGGTCTAGAACATGATGTTATACCGATACACAATATTCCTAAGAATGTCCATGGGCTGGTTCCCGATGCAAATAACGAGACGATGTCGACTGCACACGGAAGTAAAAATCAG ACAAATCCAACGCCACTTTCGACGCCACACATTTCCGACATCGATTCCACTGTTCTATTACAAATATTCATCCCGATTACAGTAGCGCTTCTGTTACTGTTTCTAGTGGCAATTTTTATAGTCAAAAGATCAAAGGCATGTAATAGGAAATCGAAACGGAACGACAAGGTTATCCGGAACAGCGAGGATGTGCAGTTGCTTGACAGAATGAACTTTGTTAACAAAAATCCGACATATTTTTTCTCAGAACGAGGCGAGAAGGATTCTAAGAAAATCCCAATCAACAATATACCGTACGATAAAGTAACGTTACAGGATATTGTCGGTGAGGGTGCCTTTGGTCAGGTTTATAGAG GTCAAAACTTTGCAGAAAATGATGCAGGAGAGTATGTCgccattaaaattttaaaagatggcGTATCAAACGAAGTGAAGGAAGACTTTGAGCGGGAAGTTGATATTATGAGTGCCTTTGATCatgaaaatatattgaaattgataggaATTATACAAAGAG gTCCGACTGAAACGCCTTACATGGTATTTGAATATATGGTGCATGGAGACTTGGCAGATTTGCTCAGACGAAACGACCCAGCAATGCGCTCAAGTGACAGAGATATAACACTGGAAAAG ACTGACCTCATAGATATTTCTACACAGATTGCTAATGGAATGACTTATCTAACGTCCAAACATTTCGTTCATCGTGACCTTGCAACCCGGAACTGTTTAGTGGGAGAAGGATTTGTGGTTAAAATCTCAGATTTTGGGATGGCACGTGATGTGTATACATGTGATTATTATAGG ATTGGAGGGTCCCGGATGTTGCCAGTACGTTGGATGTCACCAGAGAGCATGAAGTATGGACGATTTACAACAGAGTCCGATATATGGGCATTCGGTGTGGTATTATGGGAAATATTCAGCTATGGTAGACAACCATATTATGGCCATTCAAATGAAGAA GTTGTTCGCTTTTTAGATGAAGGAATTATGTTACAACGCCCAGACGAGTGTCCATCGACTATATATCATATTATGCTGGGGTGCTGGAAGAAAAATCCAAAAGAAAGAATTCCTTACCAGAAAATTCACAAACATTTAGTTGATTTCAGCAAAGAAATTCTACGTAACGTTCATCATCATCGGCCGATTCTGAACAGTGAAAGCGATCCATGA
- the LOC139503617 gene encoding BDNF/NT-3 growth factors receptor-like isoform X2 translates to MTNNMTILADYKECSTIDDCLSEQTCHADAELNKNVCYCINAATKADRDGKCTTGDISVPGHGLEHDVIPIHNIPKNVHGLVPDANNETMSTAHGSKNQTNPTPLSTPHISDIDSTVLLQIFIPITVALLLLFLVAIFIVKRSKACNRKSKRNDKVIRNSEDVQLLDRMNFVNKNPTYFFSERGEKDSKKIPINNIPYDKVTLQDIVGEGAFGQVYRGQNFAENDAGEYVAIKILKDGVSNEVKEDFEREVDIMSAFDHENILKLIGIIQRGPTETPYMVFEYMVHGDLADLLRRNDPAMRSSDRDITLEKTDLIDISTQIANGMTYLTSKHFVHRDLATRNCLVGEGFVVKISDFGMARDVYTCDYYRIGGSRMLPVRWMSPESMKYGRFTTESDIWAFGVVLWEIFSYGRQPYYGHSNEEVVRFLDEGIMLQRPDECPSTIYHIMLGCWKKNPKERIPYQKIHKHLVDFSKEILRNVHHHRPILNSESDP, encoded by the exons ATGACGAATAATATGACTATATTGGCAG attATAAAGAATGCTCCACCATTGATGATTGTTTATCGGAACAAACGTGTCACGCAGACGCAGAACTGAATAAAAATGTGTGTTACTGTATCAATGCAGCTACCAAGGCTGATAGAGATGGAAAATGTACTACGG gAGATATCAGTGTTCCTGGGCATGGTCTAGAACATGATGTTATACCGATACACAATATTCCTAAGAATGTCCATGGGCTGGTTCCCGATGCAAATAACGAGACGATGTCGACTGCACACGGAAGTAAAAATCAG ACAAATCCAACGCCACTTTCGACGCCACACATTTCCGACATCGATTCCACTGTTCTATTACAAATATTCATCCCGATTACAGTAGCGCTTCTGTTACTGTTTCTAGTGGCAATTTTTATAGTCAAAAGATCAAAGGCATGTAATAGGAAATCGAAACGGAACGACAAGGTTATCCGGAACAGCGAGGATGTGCAGTTGCTTGACAGAATGAACTTTGTTAACAAAAATCCGACATATTTTTTCTCAGAACGAGGCGAGAAGGATTCTAAGAAAATCCCAATCAACAATATACCGTACGATAAAGTAACGTTACAGGATATTGTCGGTGAGGGTGCCTTTGGTCAGGTTTATAGAG GTCAAAACTTTGCAGAAAATGATGCAGGAGAGTATGTCgccattaaaattttaaaagatggcGTATCAAACGAAGTGAAGGAAGACTTTGAGCGGGAAGTTGATATTATGAGTGCCTTTGATCatgaaaatatattgaaattgataggaATTATACAAAGAG gTCCGACTGAAACGCCTTACATGGTATTTGAATATATGGTGCATGGAGACTTGGCAGATTTGCTCAGACGAAACGACCCAGCAATGCGCTCAAGTGACAGAGATATAACACTGGAAAAG ACTGACCTCATAGATATTTCTACACAGATTGCTAATGGAATGACTTATCTAACGTCCAAACATTTCGTTCATCGTGACCTTGCAACCCGGAACTGTTTAGTGGGAGAAGGATTTGTGGTTAAAATCTCAGATTTTGGGATGGCACGTGATGTGTATACATGTGATTATTATAGG ATTGGAGGGTCCCGGATGTTGCCAGTACGTTGGATGTCACCAGAGAGCATGAAGTATGGACGATTTACAACAGAGTCCGATATATGGGCATTCGGTGTGGTATTATGGGAAATATTCAGCTATGGTAGACAACCATATTATGGCCATTCAAATGAAGAA GTTGTTCGCTTTTTAGATGAAGGAATTATGTTACAACGCCCAGACGAGTGTCCATCGACTATATATCATATTATGCTGGGGTGCTGGAAGAAAAATCCAAAAGAAAGAATTCCTTACCAGAAAATTCACAAACATTTAGTTGATTTCAGCAAAGAAATTCTACGTAACGTTCATCATCATCGGCCGATTCTGAACAGTGAAAGCGATCCATGA
- the LOC139503617 gene encoding BDNF/NT-3 growth factors receptor-like isoform X4, which translates to MSFEDYKECSTIDDCLSEQTCHADAELNKNVCYCINAATKADRDGKCTTGDISVPGHGLEHDVIPIHNIPKNVHGLVPDANNETMSTAHGSKNQTNPTPLSTPHISDIDSTVLLQIFIPITVALLLLFLVAIFIVKRSKACNRKSKRNDKVIRNSEDVQLLDRMNFVNKNPTYFFSERGEKDSKKIPINNIPYDKVTLQDIVGEGAFGQVYRGQNFAENDAGEYVAIKILKDGVSNEVKEDFEREVDIMSAFDHENILKLIGIIQRGPTETPYMVFEYMVHGDLADLLRRNDPAMRSSDRDITLEKTDLIDISTQIANGMTYLTSKHFVHRDLATRNCLVGEGFVVKISDFGMARDVYTCDYYRIGGSRMLPVRWMSPESMKYGRFTTESDIWAFGVVLWEIFSYGRQPYYGHSNEEVVRFLDEGIMLQRPDECPSTIYHIMLGCWKKNPKERIPYQKIHKHLVDFSKEILRNVHHHRPILNSESDP; encoded by the exons attATAAAGAATGCTCCACCATTGATGATTGTTTATCGGAACAAACGTGTCACGCAGACGCAGAACTGAATAAAAATGTGTGTTACTGTATCAATGCAGCTACCAAGGCTGATAGAGATGGAAAATGTACTACGG gAGATATCAGTGTTCCTGGGCATGGTCTAGAACATGATGTTATACCGATACACAATATTCCTAAGAATGTCCATGGGCTGGTTCCCGATGCAAATAACGAGACGATGTCGACTGCACACGGAAGTAAAAATCAG ACAAATCCAACGCCACTTTCGACGCCACACATTTCCGACATCGATTCCACTGTTCTATTACAAATATTCATCCCGATTACAGTAGCGCTTCTGTTACTGTTTCTAGTGGCAATTTTTATAGTCAAAAGATCAAAGGCATGTAATAGGAAATCGAAACGGAACGACAAGGTTATCCGGAACAGCGAGGATGTGCAGTTGCTTGACAGAATGAACTTTGTTAACAAAAATCCGACATATTTTTTCTCAGAACGAGGCGAGAAGGATTCTAAGAAAATCCCAATCAACAATATACCGTACGATAAAGTAACGTTACAGGATATTGTCGGTGAGGGTGCCTTTGGTCAGGTTTATAGAG GTCAAAACTTTGCAGAAAATGATGCAGGAGAGTATGTCgccattaaaattttaaaagatggcGTATCAAACGAAGTGAAGGAAGACTTTGAGCGGGAAGTTGATATTATGAGTGCCTTTGATCatgaaaatatattgaaattgataggaATTATACAAAGAG gTCCGACTGAAACGCCTTACATGGTATTTGAATATATGGTGCATGGAGACTTGGCAGATTTGCTCAGACGAAACGACCCAGCAATGCGCTCAAGTGACAGAGATATAACACTGGAAAAG ACTGACCTCATAGATATTTCTACACAGATTGCTAATGGAATGACTTATCTAACGTCCAAACATTTCGTTCATCGTGACCTTGCAACCCGGAACTGTTTAGTGGGAGAAGGATTTGTGGTTAAAATCTCAGATTTTGGGATGGCACGTGATGTGTATACATGTGATTATTATAGG ATTGGAGGGTCCCGGATGTTGCCAGTACGTTGGATGTCACCAGAGAGCATGAAGTATGGACGATTTACAACAGAGTCCGATATATGGGCATTCGGTGTGGTATTATGGGAAATATTCAGCTATGGTAGACAACCATATTATGGCCATTCAAATGAAGAA GTTGTTCGCTTTTTAGATGAAGGAATTATGTTACAACGCCCAGACGAGTGTCCATCGACTATATATCATATTATGCTGGGGTGCTGGAAGAAAAATCCAAAAGAAAGAATTCCTTACCAGAAAATTCACAAACATTTAGTTGATTTCAGCAAAGAAATTCTACGTAACGTTCATCATCATCGGCCGATTCTGAACAGTGAAAGCGATCCATGA